From the genome of Pieris rapae chromosome 5, ilPieRapa1.1, whole genome shotgun sequence, one region includes:
- the LOC111004455 gene encoding putative odorant receptor 85d, with translation MPSNIIGIPGFEEIFNQIKINFWFIGIPFEENVKLRFYIMWSWLFVMIIQEILYFISKFSNENFLDLTQLTPCTCIGILSIIKIILIARKRLYIFKLSSSLRKLYEDIIRDDKKVSLVKANFVFLKYLTKYFFILNAILISVYNFASIFLILYFYLKKNKVQFILPYAILVPFRIDTLGKWFIIYIHSTITGFICVLYFTTVDALYFIMTTHMCSHFTVLSQEIRDLKANTTHLLKDIVKKHQYILKLSQDLEEIFSGPNLFNVLIGSIEICALGFNLTMGKWTQIPGVVLFLMSVLLQILMISVYGEHLIMESRKISDSAFESEWYAMDAKSKKIIILIMLRANKAQTLTAYKFSVISYESFTKIISTSWSYFTILKSVYKSPGQTPNEN, from the exons ATGCCGTCCAACATAATTGGCATTCCGGGATTCGAAGaaattttcaatcaaattaaaattaatttttggttCATCGGTATACCATTTGaggaaaatgtaaaattacgattttatattatgtggtCTTGGCTCTTTGTAATGATCATCCAGGAAatcttatatttcatatcaaagTTTTCCAACGAAAATTTCCTGGACCTAACTCAGCTCACTCCGTGTACTTGCATTGGTATATTGtcgattataaaaatcatattaatcgCTAGGAAAAGACTTTACATCTTCAAATTATCGAGTAGCCTGAGAAAATTGTACGAAGACATTATACGAGATGATAAAAAGGTGTCCCTCGTCAAAGCGAATTTCGTATTTCTCAAATACTTGACcaagtatttctttattcttaACGCGATCCTCATTAGCGTTTATAATTTTGCATcgatttttcttattttatatttttatcttaagaaAAATAAGGTCCAATTCATTTTGCCGTATGCAATTCTGGTTCCGTTTCGAATTGATACTTTGGGTAAatggtttataatttatatacattctacAATTACTG GGTTCATATGTGTATTATACTTTACAACAGTCGATGCACTGTACTTTATAATGACTACACATATGTGTAGTCACTTTACCGTACTCAGTCAAGAAATAAGGGATTTGAAAGCCAACACAACCCATTTATTAAAGGACATTGTAAAGAaacatcaatatattttaaa ATTGTCACAAGATTTAGAAGAAATTTTTTCGGGACCCAAtcttttcaatgttttaattggTTCTATCGAAATTTGTGCACTGGGATTTAATTTAACG ATGGGCAAGTGGACTCAAATACCTGGTgtggttttgtttttaatgtcgGTACTACTTCAAATACTTATGATAAGCGTTTATGGAGAGCATTTAATTATGGAG AGTAGAAAAATTAGCGATTCAGCCTTTGAAAGCGAATGGTATGCCATGGATGCAAAATCGAAAAAGATTATAATTCTTATCATGCTAAG GGCCAATAAGGCGCAGACGCTCACTGCTTACAAGTTTTCAGTTATTTCCTATGAGAGCTTCACCAAG ataatCAGTACATCATGGTCTTACTTTACAATACTGAAATCTGTCTACAAATCACCAGGACAAACGCCAAACGAGAATTAA